In Lacerta agilis isolate rLacAgi1 chromosome 8, rLacAgi1.pri, whole genome shotgun sequence, one genomic interval encodes:
- the LOC117051658 gene encoding phospholipase A2 inhibitor and Ly6/PLAUR domain-containing protein-like isoform X1, which produces MKFLLGLSIGFLLVTTGASLKCEVCMGSGNSCSGPMETCDNDTCAISVSETTVGGMQAQIIAKSCESSNICKDRTQLLNFGQGQELRTGIACCVGDACKTVTPQVPPRINQPNGKQCPACYSLLSGVCNPNETVDCVGPQNDCLEMAVTVSYGTVIINVVQKGCATKGFCDGLKLGETTVSGFYSRVTKAECVPASRPE; this is translated from the exons ATGAAGTTCCTGCTGGGACTGTCCATCGGCTTTCTGCTTGTGACCACAG GTGCTTCTTTGAAGTGTGAAGTTTGTATGGGCAGTGGCAACAGCTGTTCTGGCCCCATGGAGACCTGTGACAATGACACCTGCGCCATCTCTGTATCTGAAACCACTGTAG GTGGAATGCAAGCTCAGATAATAGCTAAAAGCTGTGAATCCTCCAACATCTGCAAAGACAGAACACAACTCCTCAACTTTGGGCAAGGGCAAGAACTAAGGACAGGAATCGCTTGCTGTGTAGGGGATGCCTGCAAAACTGTAACTCCTCAAG TGCCTCCACGCATCAACCAACCCAATGGGAAGCAGTGCCCAGCCTGCTATTCTTTGCTTTCCGGTGTTTGCAATCCCAATGAGACGGTGGACTGCGTTGGACCACAGAATGACTGTCTTGAAATGGCTGTGACAGTTTCTTATG GAACTGTCATCATCAACGTTGTTCAGAAGGGCTGTGCCACTAAAGGGTTTTGTGATGGTTTAAAACTAGGTGAAACCACCGTATCAGGCTTTTACTCTCGCGTCACAAAAGCTGAATGTGTGCCAGCCTCACGGCCAGAATGA
- the LOC117051658 gene encoding phospholipase A2 inhibitor and Ly6/PLAUR domain-containing protein-like isoform X2, with protein MGSGNSCSGPMETCDNDTCAISVSETTVGGMQAQIIAKSCESSNICKDRTQLLNFGQGQELRTGIACCVGDACKTVTPQVPPRINQPNGKQCPACYSLLSGVCNPNETVDCVGPQNDCLEMAVTVSYGTVIINVVQKGCATKGFCDGLKLGETTVSGFYSRVTKAECVPASRPE; from the exons ATGGGCAGTGGCAACAGCTGTTCTGGCCCCATGGAGACCTGTGACAATGACACCTGCGCCATCTCTGTATCTGAAACCACTGTAG GTGGAATGCAAGCTCAGATAATAGCTAAAAGCTGTGAATCCTCCAACATCTGCAAAGACAGAACACAACTCCTCAACTTTGGGCAAGGGCAAGAACTAAGGACAGGAATCGCTTGCTGTGTAGGGGATGCCTGCAAAACTGTAACTCCTCAAG TGCCTCCACGCATCAACCAACCCAATGGGAAGCAGTGCCCAGCCTGCTATTCTTTGCTTTCCGGTGTTTGCAATCCCAATGAGACGGTGGACTGCGTTGGACCACAGAATGACTGTCTTGAAATGGCTGTGACAGTTTCTTATG GAACTGTCATCATCAACGTTGTTCAGAAGGGCTGTGCCACTAAAGGGTTTTGTGATGGTTTAAAACTAGGTGAAACCACCGTATCAGGCTTTTACTCTCGCGTCACAAAAGCTGAATGTGTGCCAGCCTCACGGCCAGAATGA